Part of the Citrus sinensis cultivar Valencia sweet orange chromosome 2, DVS_A1.0, whole genome shotgun sequence genome, GAAGATTCACCTTATATATTATTGGCCTTATGAAGAGCAGCAAGGCTCTCCAGGTTGAGCAATTGGTGTTGGTTTTGTGACCAACTGCCATGATGATGGTCAGTATCATCAATATTATCCTGCACATTAAACCTGCCCATGCCTCGGTTGCATCATGCCAATCATTATTTATCGTCATCAGTCTGCATGATGGGCTCTGCAACATCACCATACTCCTCTAGTGCCATTGTAATATCACAAAGCAAGAAGTTGAAACCTGCCGCTGATGAGCTCTGCAACATCACCGTACTCCTCTGATGCCATTGTAATATCACAAAACAAGAACTTAAAATGtagaaaatgtttaaaatcaaataaaatttgaaccaaaaaaaaaaaccaccaaAAGATTGCACTCACAGTTTTGCGGAAGAAATTTCTACTCTTAAAACGAACAAAACAGAGTACACGCATTCTACTAGGATAAGGAAACGTCGGttagtttataattttaaattactacTAAAACAATGTGTTTTTGTgcttagtaaaaaaaaaattaaaatgagttGAATCTTGTCCAtccaataatttaaataataaatgtcaAAATGTCCTTAAAACATTAGGAAAGATTGGATTATGAAAGAATCTGGATGCAACTAGTGGTATAATTACtgatatatttacaataagaATTAATccttaaaaattgtttaaaaatacATCTCTTATATATTTCGATCCATTTGATATAGCTTCTCAAATAGATCTTATTCATGTAGAGTttctattagaaaaaaatttagttatttagttGTAAATAagagacattattaaaaattataaaattaccaagttttaaagttatgttattaaaataataaaataagaatataaaataaataatgagcATTTTAGACAATCGAACTTtctagggaaaaaaaaaaaaaaactctccaACCTTTAGTtctaaaaactcaaaatttgagattttgttAGTGGAaacaaagtaatttttttaactcttaaaagctcaattaaagaaagagtgatgatacaaccataaatttttatacaaactaatttagtattaaatcattggttgaataaaaatacaaaataataaaaataaatcatgtgaccaagagatatttaatccAACTAATTTAATCATACTATATCGGTTTGTACTAAAAAACATTATATAAGAGTTtgtagttttattattattacttttaaaaaatcaaataaaaaaatttaaaaaacttataattattagataaatcattcaaacaaacaagcacttaaaagggagaaaaaaaaaagtttgcttTAAACTCAACCTAAAATATCAAGTTTAACTTAAAAGCTTGGGCTAATGGGGCTAAGCCCTCATAGGCTCATGGTACCATtacaaacttttaaaatacaatttatattttatataaacggaaattaatttaatgattatgtGATAAAAAATTAGGGAATCTTTAgtcaaataagaaaacaaatatatacGATTTTCATAGGAAAACAACTTggactaaaataaataatattttatagataaataccaaaaaagaaagttaatgGCCAAAATAATGGGCCAAATTTTGCAGGTCGAAGCCCACCAGGCCCATGATGTgcattagttatttatttatttattttgaaaaaaaccTAAAGGGGGTCAAAATTCCTTCACTGCCTTTCAATATTGGTTAAGGGAAATTCCTAAACAAATCCATCACTTTGTTTCGCCATCATCATCAGTCCATCAAAAGATGAAATCTTTGACAACAAATcgtgattttatttatttcccgTTGACATTTGAACGTTGATCATGCACtaacttttctaatttcaaaattaatggaTGCTTCTGATGTATTGAATTTGTTAATCGCCATTGGAGTTTGGTGTGCTGCTTATATTTCCGTCGCCATTCTTGCATCTTTTCGTTTCCTCAATTCCATTTGCCCTTGTTAAATCATCAAACTCATTTGGCCCCGCAAGTGGTAATAGTAGGTTAATTAATGTTTGCCCATCTTTAGTTgctttatttttgctttatatATTAGAATTGCCTTATTGTTTTCAACATTCGACACCCAGATgaaaatttagataatttgTTGATTGGATGACCGGATAATGgctatctttttcttttgtttttttgaaaaacttcCCATGTATCGGaatatatttttgtgtgtAGATGTGTGTATTCGGGTTGAATGTGATGCTGCAAATCCTATGCTTTGGGAAGATGATTTGAGTATGATCTTTAAGTTTATCAAAGTTTGAGATTACGATGAATGAGTGTGTCCCTATTACTATGAATGTATATTGAGAGGAAATGTGTCAAGTGGTGCTATGCTCTTTCAGAATGTTACTGCTCTATCAGACTTGTAATGCTCTTGTTTTCATGTTTAatgctattttaatttttattgtatccTTGATGTTCTTTGCGTTTTGCTATGAGAGTTGAACCGTGCGTTGCTTCTCAATTAGTTCCAATAAAAACATTATGTCTTTTGAGTGCCTCAGTTGTGTTTCCAGATAGATCtcatatttgattaattgtgtTACATGTCATGGTCAGGTTTAAATCGACATTATTAATGGAttcttttgatatttaattcattttttatctgTTGGTCATTTGTCCCTTTATTAAGGAACCTAGAAACCTCTACATTGTATGTTTCTTTGTAGAGGGTAACCGAAGTTAATGGTTGGCTGTATGTTTTTATCCAGAAGAAATGTTATTGttctattttgattttcattcttttatgCTTGTATAACACATGTTCAGACTACTCTATATTTGTGTAACTAGAATTATCTGAACTTTGCTTGGATTCCTTGttaccatcatcatcatcatattatttttctcgCACTTCTCGGTGTTTGGCTTCCTAGAGGCATGGCATTTCATTGAAACTAATCCCTCTTCAGTTGGTAAATTTTgggaaaggaaataaaaaacgGAATTGACGAAGGGATTTGCTATGGTAGTTGTTTTAATTCTATATGGCGGTAATTAGTTAGGATCATTGTGCTCTTGGGGTCTTCTTTTCTTGCTTTAGACTTCTCCATGTTTTGCATATTTACTGGTAATCTACAGCTTCAGTGCAAGCTGCTGCATATGTGCTTGTTACTGCCGTGAGCATAATGTTTATGTGTCTTGGTGTGGAAGCTTGGCAATTTATTAAAGATGTTCGCTTTTTACTTATCTGGTGACGGTAAGACTAACTGTGACATTATTTCTTCGAAATTCTCATTAGGTTCTGAACAGTAAAAGATTCCCCATATGATTTGGTGATAGTTTTGATGCCCTTTCAAGAATAGAGCGCCTCTTAAGAGTTTATTCATTTGATACGTGTAATTAgacaattgaaaatatagtATTGGAGTCTGTTTTGGACTTcaatctcttttttattttatcaaacgTGATTTGAGTGTTTACTTGGAAGGTCATTAGACAAAAATGAACTTGAATGTTATGTTTTTTTACCAACATTTTGTATATTGTATGACCAATGTTGGCTATTTTCCTTGCAGTTGGCAATATATGTCCCGACTCATCTTTACAACTGCATCGAGCACTGGGTATATGCTGATGTAATGGTTACTTGCTCAACTTGGCAACTGGGAAGATGCAGATGTCAATGTTAGAGATTTTAATCCAGGCAATGAGGTTATTATATCAACTATTTTACAGAAAAGGGTTCTACAAATCTGAAGTAAACTTTCCAACTGAGTGGTTGTTTGCATGTACATTTGTGAggcatttttattaaatcatgaTCATGAGCAATatcaaagtaaaattttttgaggCTTTGCTATCTTGTGCTTTTCAAGTATCATACAAATGTCTAATCTTTTATGCAATAATAAactaccaaaatatttaaccGGTGGTTCACCAAAGCTTGGATGGGCATTGCAAGTTCATGCAAGTAGTCATGGTAAAGGCCTCAAAAAACTTAGTTAGATAAGCCATAAAATGTTTGCATTTGTAATATTGAAAGTGTAAGTGCTGCGATAAGTTAAATAAGCGCTTCCTCATGTCAACACAGGGAAGATTGTCAAGTTATCccttattttactattttcttaatacttaataattttcctaaactattatttttattttcaaatatatttttgttcatatttattataaattaaatatgaataaaattaaaatattacagataaaaaaatataagttttagcatgaattttttttttgtaatttttattttttaaatattttttaatgatatgtattttatattttgaaaatcgaatatcaataaaatgaccCATTtatgcttctttttctttagattttttGTGACAGGgagattattaaatattatgtaaataataaaggaTAGATGATAGCAAAATAAAACctcaataaatcaatatttgataaaaataataaccttgattagattataaatatttaggtCCCAACTTACACCAATGTACTAAATTAATCATCTTGCTAAATGCATaagataacaatttttttttaatgggaaTCCTATAGGGTtcaatgaaatatatattaacaattagtgaaatacaaataaaaaataacagatatataaaattcataatattaagGAGTTTTTCttgacaattttaattttttttaatttaactcttttctaaaatatacatatgattaattgagagaaaaaatataatgactgctgtatttataaaatttgtgttATGTATACTTTAAGCATCTGAAATACTTTTAACTTCTAAggtattaaatttgaaaaatacatACATCAATTTCACGTCTATGGACAATgcatttatattaatttttctgctCCTATGTAAATGTTctaacatttattaattttttttaatatacttGAAAGGAATAGTAGTCACGCCCAACGAcactaataattaaaacataaaattcttattaaattaataaatatttatttatcaataaattgataaattattcatttattgaaAGTATCGTTAAGATCatattttttccccttaatttcaacaatattatttacagaGATTTTCCGGTGTATCAATCTCACTACTTCAGTGTGAAGAATCAGCAATCTCCCGTCAACATAGTTAGTTAGTCCAGAAGGAATTTCTCTAGCTGCTGGTTCGCTATGATCACTCagagtaaaaatatttgttgcaTTGTCTAATTTCAGCACATTGACTACAAAAGATTGAAATACTGGAATTTCAGCAAACAACCAGGTCTCATCAGCATTTGAAAGCTCATAGAAACAACACTGTTCTCAACCTATCAAACAAGCCAGGTTCTTTAATTTTAGTAATCTCTGAAAATAACCTATTGAactaagaaacaaaaacttcCTAGTATCGCATTCACTCATCGGCTTCATCGTCTTCAGCAGCATTGAGTGCTTTCAACCTTTCAACTAACCTGGCTTTCCTTTCCTCGTACGTCAGTTTCTTCAGGTTGTACCTGTCACACAAAAGGACGTGTGCCAATCATCAATGGTTGTAATTGCCACCGACTCAAATACTGAAGAAAACACACTGTTTGATGAACTTGATAGTCCAATCAACAGACCTGCTCCATAACATACAGAAGTAACACCAGGTTGagaaatttaattcaaccacATGATGCATTGGCCATACCTCTTGTGCTCTGCTGGAGGCTTCTTCTCAGATTTCTTCTGGTTAGGGTCTGCACGGATGGCAGCATGTACCTTCTTGTACAACTCTTCAAGGTTATCAGCCTCAATACCTCTCTTGATGTATTCACAAAAGTGAGACTGGTACTTCTCTGGCTCATCTTCCATCAAAGTCtaaacaataaacaataaGTTGCAAGTGGGAAACGCATCTTGTTTAGCGGGTCAAACACTtctgtaaaatataaaactcaCCCTCATGTAGGCAGCGACATGACCACAATAGATGTATTTACGGTGAACTTCAGCGTCAAGTTGCTTACTATCCTTACTGAATCCAGCAAATCTCTTCTCACTGTGAGGGATATCAAGTCCACCATCCAATGCACCCTAAAATCAAGACATAATAGGAAattgacaaaaacaaataatacaGTTAAAATAGAAAGCAAATAATCAGAAAGATCCAATGTAGTACTAAAGCCATTAATATAGTCATAACttgtttgaataaatttaaaaattaccttaAGAGCGCCAAAGACACGGTTACCAGTAGTTGTTTTCACAAGACCAACATCAAGCAGGGCACGGAAAGGCCTCCTGTTCTCAGTTGGCTCAACTGAATAGTCCTCTCCTGTTGCCTGTCACAGCAAGCAaaatgaaacttaaatttagtaCCCAAGTGTGGAATTGCAATTTTTGAcaacaaacacaaaaaaagaCATGCCATGTACCTCAACGTGCCCCTCATACTCAGCATCCATCTCAAGCATTTTCAGGACTCGGCGGGCCAAGAGGAGTCCAGTGCAATAAGCTGGAACCAGACAGCAGGAATTAAGAACCTAGCTGGTTTTgacagggaaaaaaaaaaaaaagcatagtAGTTTGGCAAGAAGTAAATCCAATACCTGCTGCATAATTAGTGAGGCCCACCTCAAGACCATAACGGGGAAGCTCATGGGCATAAGCAGATGCAAGGACTATATCCCCGGCTATGCTGGCAGATATAATTTGTGCAGTGATATCTTTGTTGGTCTAACAATTAGGTTAAGGGTACAACaccaaaaatgaatattaaacAAGCACATAAGTACATGTTTTTGAATAACCACAATGCAATATTTCAGTCTGCAATAGCTCATCCAAGACTTCATTTATTGAATCACATAAATTTATGCGGGATCTAGTTATGTGCCCATAAAACAGGTCAGTAACAAATTAAGATATTCACCAGcataagaaaaacaacaacTTTACCAGAAAATTAGTGAAACagtaataaagtaaaacaataaGGATACGAATCGCACAACAAACCGATACTTTGGCGTGTTGTACTTGTTTTTATCTTGGTTGATCAGGCGAATCCTAGCCCGATAGTCAGTCTTTCCCTCTACAAAATTCAAGTAGACATTAACCCGCCAGGGCAGAAATCAAAGTCACAGTAACATCAAGCTTTGGATAACTTCAATAACAACATACCTCGCCTTCTCTTGTACTTAACTTGATATCGCTTAAAGTAAGCTTTTGACTTTTGAGCTTTGGCAAAGGCCTAGAAATAACAATCATTTGGAGATCATACACTACAtaacaaaattaccaaaacaTAAAGTCCCTAAAACTCTCAAACAAAATGGAACTACTGTcgttacaaaataaaaaagaaagactcTTGGCTAAAACTAGATCTAAGGAAACCCTAGTCACTCTATAATCACTACTAAATGAactcaatataaaaatttccTCAACTgggaatttataaaattaatccaGAAGAAAGCGCAGATGCATTATTACTTAAAATAGACAAAGCCACAAGGATCTGACATAcataatgtaataaaattaaattaaaaaaagagtattaaacaataaatcaaagaCACTATACGGAATTCTGATTAATAACACGATACTTGAGAGAACAACGATTGTGTTATTACCATTGCTGAAGCTCAAAGTGTAGAAGCAGCAGAGTTCGAGAAGTTGTGAAGGAGCCGCGAGCTAAATCCAATGTACTTAAACCCTAACACGCTCGTTTAAAGAAAGCGAATTTACGGTCGGGTTTTATTGGAGAGGATGGTGGGCGTGCACGCTGGCGTAGTTTGTAAAGGTGCGCCTTCCTCTTGTGATGAACACGTGTCGATGGCAGACGcgtttttgcaatttttttcttaaaacattttttaagaTGCTATTTGTGCTACGTATGATATTACAAAAGTGGAGACTCAAGTCCTCAATGACAAATATCGGCAATAATGtacgttaaaaaaaaagttaaaataataataataataataataaattttgtgttttatgATAAAAGATACTACATCGACAATTAAAATCAAtcttcataatatttttatagagATTTGAATGAAATTACCCTTCATAATATTTGTATGGAAATTCAAATCTTGTACTCAATATTGTAAAGTGAAATTAACCTTCATAATATTTGTGTAGAGACTCAAATCTTACACTTAATATTATAAGTATAAGAAGACTCGAATCTTACACTTAATATTACAAGTATAAGAATTTTACCACTGGGTCAAAAATGCATTAGTTAAGATGTCTGCAtcttaaactttaaaattgtGTGTTCGATAGTATGataattcaaacaaatttgtGTCTGCGCGCACACGTGTGCACGTTGCACCAGACATTTCGACAATGTGTACTTCAAAATCTGATCAACAAGCGTGCGTGACAATACCATGAATGCCCATGCTGCACTTGACATTTCCTTCAAACAATAATTCAAATGAATGAAGTATATATATCTCAAGATTCACGACAAGGCCATGCAAATACAATCGAGAATTCATCAATTCAGTTCAATAAAAGAATGGGCTTATCGAGTAAGGGGTTCTctcattttaagaaaatgagtgCCAAACTgcaaaataaccaaaaatgaTACATATATACACCGAGATTTTGTTAGATCGaaactataaaaatttatttttgattggGTGATGCCGTGATGGTAGGGCAATCAATAAGGGCCAATTTCACCTACcttaacaacaacaaagaGACTTTGCCGATTTTAAATTGATCTTAGCAGAGaacattaatttctttagtAAATAGGGTTTCTGTATTAGTActgcaaaatgaaaaaaagaaagcacaTACACTAccatttctataaaaataatattgttaggACTAAgacaaggaagaaaaatattgtcTTAGCTaggaataatttattaatgcatgtgtactatttttttttatcaatttatgaaTGAATTTTGAAAGTTATCACacgtatatataaaaaaaaacaataaatgttCGTGTAcacacaaaaaatattaataaatgttaTGAACATGTATattaaagccaaaaaaaaaaaaaattaatgtaactAGATTATATGTAGACATAAAATTGATGTGTGTACTTTTCAAATTGAATATCCCAAAAGTTgaattgagaaaattaaaaattttcaagaaaaaaactcacagatattatgaattttgtatgttatttatattaatattttttatattaggctaattattacttttctattttcatttgGTCCTAATtgattcgaaaaaaaaaattattatcttcaTTTCGCAAgattattagaaaataataagctGGAAACGAAATgtgttgttatttattaattaactagacaattatttattgagaTTTGATCGTAAAGTGTGTTTTGTCTTCTGTGTATTAAAAACAAGggctctctcttttttctctaaaatatttataaatagaaaattatatatgcaccatctctatttttttatatataaatctaactacaaagaagaaatttgaCACATTTTATGCACcacctatatttttaaatttataccaACCAATCAATCAATTTCCTACTAATACCATTAGAATCTATTAAAGAATCTAAACAAAatgattatttcattaatgaatgtattaaaagattattttattctttaaattttaaaaaataataaaatttataattacataagAAGCATCATGATAGATAAACAAAGAAGTTTATTgaatggtcttttaattttttttttaataatggtcttttaattaaatttataaattttatattttttaaaatttcaaagggTGAAATAGCCTTCTATTacatttaaggataaaataattattttgattagataaattaacaaattcaaATGATGTTAGTGATCCAGTAGTCCATTGACAtaagtttaaaattatagatGATGCATGCATTgaatgaatcaattttttttttaataattagtcTGAATTAGCGGCGGTGCCGAGATAATTTCCCATCATATATTAACTATGCACCACCAAAAGAGAACAAGACGAAGAACAGAGTCGAAAGTCGACGTGCCGAAGCGGCTTCCAAAGTAAACAAGTCTCAACACGACAAGCAAAGCAAATGGGGTTGGCATTTTGTCTTTcctttcaataaataatactcAAAATATTTCGATCTGACTGGCTCTGtttcattttaatcaaatgaaaCCCAAAACCTTTCTCTGATTCTCACAAAGAGAATGTCCCAAGCTGACGTCTCTTACAGGTAAACCACTTCCTTTCCCTctcctgatttttttttggtttaatttttgcctcaaatttatgatttttttcttatactaaaattgattatttcgcCATCTgggtattttttaatttggggtTTTGTGGTGATTTTCTTGGGTTTATGATGCTAGTAAAACAATATCATTTTGGATAATGCAAGTTCTTgcattttgttcattttttttcctttttagtttatttagattcattcattttattaattttgataatgcTGCTAGTTGTTAGTGAACATTTAATTCACAGGAGATGATAAAAGAACATTTTTTAATCTACTGGAGGCTGCATTAGGTGCagataaatattaacaaaataagttttagTTTTCTAGTCATAAATTATTCAGTTGGCACTCTGCGTTATCATATCACAGGCTGATCCCATTTGCAATATATAGATTATCCAGATCTCATCTTTGTGTCAAAGGACCAATTTGTTAAGACTTGCTTAAGCATTTGTGTGGTTACTTTTGTTGTATACAGTATCGCAATAGTCCCTTGTTCGAGTAATATTGTTCTTGAACAAtggtttcttcattttccacaaacTGGTACATTTCACTTCAAAAATGGCTCGGTAGCATTGTTGCTGAAAATAAGTTATTCTAGATTCAACATCCCAATCCTTTTTGCTCTTTACCTATGAAACATGTCATAGTTTCCTGGCAATTATAGCAGATATAGaaactaatttctttttcaaatcctCTCTTTTCAGTTGTGGGTCGTGCGGATACCCTCTAAATTTAACATCTTCAAATCGGATCACCTCTGGCATAGGATCTGAGTATCAAAAATCCATAAAGAAAGGTTTTATCTCCTTCCTTTCCATTGATCTTAGTCGATTCACTCAGGTTGATGAGGTAAACTGCTTTCCTGTCGCTTGGGGACGTTATCGTTCGAAAACTAAACTCCTATGTCGGAAATGTGGGGTTCATATAGGCTATGGTTACGGATGCTCATCTGCTCTCTGTGGTTTTGATTCTCCCAACGCTACCAGCTCAGCTTATAAAAAGTTCAATATAAAACTTCGAGCTCTACAGCCTTCAGAAGATACTCAACAAGGTTGAGATGGAAGGTTCATCTGGTGATGGGAAGACCTCTATCATGGACCTGCCTGATGATTGCCTATGTTTTATTTTCCAGTGGCTTGACTGCGGTACTGATTGTGAATCATTTGGTTTGACTTGCCATCGGTGGCTtgatattcaaaatttgtgtCGTCGATCATTACAATTCCAGTGTTCATTTACCCTAATCACTTGTTCTTCACTATCTCAGCCCATTATTGACATTAGGTCCTTCCATGTCGGCAGACTGCTCACTCGATTTCAGCATTTAAATTGGTTGTCCCTATCTGGGTGCACTGAGCTACCTGATTCGGGCCTAAACCAGTTGCAAAATTATGGGTCAAAATTGCAAACTCTTTATCTGGATTGTTGTTTTCAAATCACTGATAATGGACTTTCCGTGATTGCTACTGGTTGCTCCTCCTTAACGAGTATTAGTTTGTATCGGTGCAATGTTACTGATGTAGGGCTAGAAACTTTGGCTAACACTTGCTCAACTTTGATGCGTGTGAATCTTGCTTATTGCTTGCATATTTCTGACTGTGGATTGAGGGCTCTTTCACAAGGATGCAGTCAACTTACGGCGGTCAGGACATCTAGTTGTAGGACTGTAACTGGCATTGGCTTCAATGGATGTTCACCAACTTTAGCTTATATAGATGCTGAATCTTGTCAGCTTGGACCAGAGGGGATAATCGGGATCGTCAGTGGAGGCGGGCTAGAGTTTTTAAACGTTTCTGGTATGAGCTCGACTCTTAATGGAGGTGGATTGGCAGCAATTGGAACAGGATTTGCCACAAGGCTCAAAACCCTGAACCTTCGAATGTGCAGAAATGTTGGGGATGAGTCTATTGTGGCAATTGCAAAGGGCTGTCCATTACTTGAAGAATGGAACTTATCATTATGCCATGAAGTTCGATTTCCAGGCTGGGCATCTGTTGGATTAAACTgcaataatttagaaaaactTCATGTGAACCGGTGTCGAAATCTATGTGATCG contains:
- the LOC102618756 gene encoding 60S ribosomal protein L5, translating into MAFAKAQKSKAYFKRYQVKYKRRREGKTDYRARIRLINQDKNKYNTPKYRFVVRFTNKDITAQIISASIAGDIVLASAYAHELPRYGLEVGLTNYAAAYCTGLLLARRVLKMLEMDAEYEGHVEATGEDYSVEPTENRRPFRALLDVGLVKTTTGNRVFGALKGALDGGLDIPHSEKRFAGFSKDSKQLDAEVHRKYIYCGHVAAYMRTLMEDEPEKYQSHFCEYIKRGIEADNLEELYKKVHAAIRADPNQKKSEKKPPAEHKRYNLKKLTYEERKARLVERLKALNAAEDDEADE
- the LOC102618197 gene encoding F-box/LRR-repeat protein 12, translated to MEGSSGDGKTSIMDLPDDCLCFIFQWLDCGTDCESFGLTCHRWLDIQNLCRRSLQFQCSFTLITCSSLSQPIIDIRSFHVGRLLTRFQHLNWLSLSGCTELPDSGLNQLQNYGSKLQTLYLDCCFQITDNGLSVIATGCSSLTSISLYRCNVTDVGLETLANTCSTLMRVNLAYCLHISDCGLRALSQGCSQLTAVRTSSCRTVTGIGFNGCSPTLAYIDAESCQLGPEGIIGIVSGGGLEFLNVSGMSSTLNGGGLAAIGTGFATRLKTLNLRMCRNVGDESIVAIAKGCPLLEEWNLSLCHEVRFPGWASVGLNCNNLEKLHVNRCRNLCDRGLQALRDGCKQLLILYANKKNSRVSSTAWELFKMYRGNVDIKDEEVMCIGPDWIAR